One genomic window of Halictus rubicundus isolate RS-2024b chromosome 12, iyHalRubi1_principal, whole genome shotgun sequence includes the following:
- the Sf3b5 gene encoding splicing factor 3B subunit 5 has product MGERYNIHSQLEHLQSKYIGTGHADTTKFEWLVNQHRDSCSSYMGHYDLLNFFAIAENEAKARVRFNLMEKMLQPCGPPPEKPED; this is encoded by the coding sequence ATGGGGGAACGTTATAATATTCACAGTCAATTAGAGCATTTGCAGTCGAAATACATTGGCACAGGCCACGCTGACACAACAAAGTTCGAATGGCTTGTGAATCAACACCGTGATTCTTGTAGTTCATACATGGGACACTATGATTTATTAAATTTCTTCGCAATTGCCGAGAACGAAGCAAAAGCGCGTGTACGATTTAATCTTATGGAAAAGATGTTGCAACCTTGTGGCCCACCCCCGGAGAAGCCGGAAgattaa
- the Ctu1 gene encoding cytosolic thiouridylase subunit 1: MPISCSRNCGKDATLKRPKTGHALCRECFFIAFESEIHHTITVGELFKPGDKVAIGASGGKDSTVLAYVLKTLNERYNYGIELFLLSIDEGITGYRDDSLKTVEQNKNDYGLPLKILSYKELYGWTMDEIVAEIGKKNNCTFCGVFRRQALDRGAALLGVDCIATGHNADDIAETVIMNILRGDIARLQRCTSVITAGADCIKRCKPLKYAYEKEIVMYAYFKRLVYFSTECIFAPNAYRGHARTFLKDLEKIRPSSILDIIHSGETLEVKGTVKMPERRSCSRCGFVSSQDICKACIMLEGLNRGLPKLGIGKTNKIKRVLDSFNETANNTENDTEKEKQRALEF; the protein is encoded by the exons ATGCCGATTTCGTGTTCAAGAAATTGTGGGAAAGACGCTACTCTCAAA AGGCCTAAAACTGGACACGCGTTATGCAGAGAATGTTTTTTCATCGCCTTCGAGTCTGAAATTCATCATACTATCACAGTAGGAGAATTATTTAAACCGGGTGACAAAGTTGCTATCGGAGCATCGGGAGGAAAAGATTCAACTGTTCTAGCATATGTGTTAAAAACTTTGAACGAGAGATACAATTACGGAATCGAACTGTTTCTTTTGTCCATTGATGAAGGAATTACCG GATACAGGGATGATAGTTTAAAAACAgttgaacaaaataaaaatgattatgggttaccattaaaaatattgtcttACAAAGAGTTGTATGGCTGGACTATGGATGAAATTGTAGCAGAA ATAGGAAAAAAGAATAATTGCACCTTTTGCGGTGTTTTTCGAAGACAAGCGTTAGATAGAGGTGCTGCCCTGTTGGGAGTAGACTGCATTGCGACAGGTCATAATGCAGATGACATAGCAGAGACAGTTATCATGAATATTTTACGTGGGGACATTGCGAGGCTACAAAGATGCACTTCAGTCATTACT GCAGGAGCAGATTGCATAAAACGATGCAAACCGCTCAAGTACGCCTACGAGAAGGAGATCGTAATGTACGCGTATTTCAAACGTTTAGTATACTTCTCAACTGAATGTATATTTGCGCCGAATGCGTACAGGGGTCATGCGAGAACATTCCTGAAGGATTTAGAGAAGATTAGGCCCTCGTCCATTTTGGATATTATACATTCTG GGGAAACGTTAGAAGTAAAAGGTACTGTTAAAATGCCAGAACGAAGGAGCTGCTCTCGTTGCGGATTTGTTTCAAGTCAAGACATATGCAAAGCTTGCATCATGCTGGAAGGTTTAAATAGAGGATTACCGAAACTTGGCATTGGAAAGACCAATAAAATTAAACGCGTGTTGGATTCATTTAACGAAACCGCGAATAATACCGAGAACGACACTGAAAAAGAGAAACAAAGGGCTTTAGAGTTTTGA
- the Mul1 gene encoding mitochondrial E3 ubiquitin protein ligase 1, with the protein MDYLGEIIALGIDSVIISICLKQFFSCKKAILAVKDAEIHEVGPQLDGLIDKQPDNKIGYIAIRGIVAPLGKPLTSINDTKITGVVQKLKIKEHVVARTTAGFWSDQEHTVHKVYNTVPFALKHGTKTVEVLEPLSADILDLDVVSNTFKPTVPSFADHLWGFFTGIRQRGLQSTEELLREGTLITGIGELSKSKSNALSLQPPTNGMPFYLTSMSITSLLKKLDDRKRTYRFLSFMFGAIGLLIGGIVLRRYWKDRTEQRLAEELRQSLSASRRERRQRVRDTDLREDQLCVVCRTNPLEIILLPCGHVCLCEDCSDDITNGCPVCRAPIMQKAAAYII; encoded by the exons ATGGACTATTTAGGTGAGATAATAGCTCTCGGAATTGACAGTGTCATCATCAGTATCTGtctgaaacagtttttctcttGCAAAAAGGCAATCCTTGCAGTCAAG GATGCAGAGATTCACGAGGTTGGTCCACAGTTGGACGGCCTCATCGACAAACAACCTGATAACAAAATAGGCTATATAGCAATTAGGGGAATCGTTGCACCTTTAGGAAAACCATTAACTAGTATCAACGATACAAAGATTACTGGTGTTGTACAAAAGCTCAAAATTAAAGAACATGTTGTAGCCAGAACTACCGCTGGTTTCTG GTCAGATCAAGAGCACACGGTTCACAAAGTATATAATACTGTACCATTTGCTTTGAAGCACGGCACTAAAACTGTAGAAGTATTAGAACCATTGTCTGCTGATATTTTAGACCTGGATGTAGTATCAAATACTTTCAAGCCTACTGTGCCGTCGTTTGCAGACCACTTATGGGGTTTCTTCACAG GTATACGTCAACGTGGTTTGCAGTCTACCGAAGAACTGCTTCGCGAAGGTACACTAATCACAGGTATAGGTGAATTGTCGAAGAGTAAATCGAATGCTCTTTCGTTGCAACCTCCAACTAATGGAATGCCATTTTATTTAACGAGCATGTCGATTACTTCGTTGCTTAAAAAGTTGGACGATCGAAAGAGAACGTATAG ATTTTTAAGTTTCATGTTTGGCGCAATCGGTTTATTGATCGGCGGAATAGTACTTCGGCGTTATTGGAAAGACAGAACGGAGCAAAGATTAGCAGAAGAATTGAGGCAGTCTCTTTCCGCATCTCGGAGAGAAAGAAGGCAAAGAGTGAGAGACACTGATCTCAGGGAGGATCAGTTGTGCGTTGTTTGCCGCACAAATCCGCTTGAAATTATTCTTCTTCCATGTGGACACGTCTGCTTATGCGAGGACTGTTCCGATGACATTACTAATGGTTGTCCCGTCTGTAGAGCTCCGATCATGCAGAAAGCTGCTGCCtacataatttaa